The Triticum dicoccoides isolate Atlit2015 ecotype Zavitan chromosome 6A, WEW_v2.0, whole genome shotgun sequence genome has a window encoding:
- the LOC119318189 gene encoding alpha-aminoadipic semialdehyde synthase-like, whose amino-acid sequence MGSETTERNDTLLGNGVIGILAETVNMWERRAPLTPSHCARLVLGGGKRESGVNRIIVQPSTKRIHHDAQYEDAGCEISEDLSECGLIVGIKQPKLEMILPDRAYAFFSHTHKAQKENMPLLDKIMEERVSLFDYELIVDDDGKRMLAFGKFAGRAGLIDFLHGLGQRYLSLGYSTPFLSLGQSHMYPSLAAAKAAVIAIGEEIATYGLPSGICPIVFAFTGSGNVSQGAQEIFKLLPHTFVDADKLPELSAGKSLPPHHQSTRRAFQLYGCVVTSKDMVAPKDPSRCFDKADYYAHPEHYRPVFHERIAPYASAIVNCMYWERRFPRLLSIDQLQQLMKNGCPLVGISDITCDIGGSIEFVNRSTSIERPFFRHDTSTNLYHDDMEGDGVICLAVDILPTEFSREASQHFGDILSRFVTSLASAKGLLELPSHLRRACIAYAGKLTPLYEYIPRMRKTMIELPPTPANSLPDKKYTTLVSLCGHLFDKFLINEALDIIETAGGSFHLVKCDVGQSIDDMSYSELEVGADDTTTLDKIIDSLTSIANAHRGDPNAAEISLKIGRVSECGIDDSMDKVGPKVLILGAGRVCRPAAEFLTSYQNIDQVHVVVASLYQKDAEETVDGIKNATAAQLDVSDTESLSNLVSQVDVVVSLLPASFHAAIARVCIELKKHLVTASYVDDSMSKLEQAAQGAGVTILCEMGLDPGIDHMLSMKMIDEAHAQNGKIKAFTSFCGGLPSPAAANNPLAYKFSWSPAGAIRAGRNPAVYKFLGETINVDGSKLYESAKRLRLPELPAFALEHLPNRNSLMYGDLYGISKEASTVYRSTLRYEGFSEIMAILAKIGFFDAENHPLLQETNRPTYRIFLNELLNVNNVSTSNTKVNGEETGGHDDELISRLMMLGHCKEKELAVKILKTIKFLGLHEETQIPKDCSSAFSVICQRMEQRMAYGHNEQDMVLLHHEVEVEYPDGRPTEKHQATLLEFGKTENGRSTTAMALTVGVPAAIGALLLLQNKVQRKGVIRPLEPEIYIPALEILEAAGIKLIERVET is encoded by the exons ATGGGGTCCGAGACAACTGAA AGAAATGACACCTTGCTGGGAAATGGAGTCATCGGCATTCTCGCCGAGACCGTCAATATGTGGGAGAGGAGGGCGCCGTTAACTCCTTCCCACTGCGCTCGTCTTGTGCTCGGAGGAGGCAAGCGCGAATCCGGCGTGAACCGGATCATCGTGCAGCCAAGCACCAAGAGGATCCACCACGATGCTCAGTACGAGGATGCTGGGTGCGAGATCTCAGAAGATCTGTCAGAGTGTGGCCTCATCGTAGGCATCAAGCAACCAAAG TTAGAGATGATTCTTCCGGATAGAGCATATGCATTCTTCTCGCACACCCACAAGGCCCAGAAAGAAAATATGCCGCTGTTAGATAAG ATCATGGAGGAAAGAGTGTCCTTGTTTGATTATGAGCTAATTGTCGACGACGATGGGAAAAGGATGCTGGCATTTGGGAAATTTGCTGGCAGAGCTGGACTGATAGACTTCTTACACGGTCTCGGGCAGA GATATCTGAGCCTTGGGTACTCGACTCCGTTTCTGTCTCTGGGGCAATCCCACATGTATCCTTCCCTCGCTGCAGCCAAGGCTGCAGTCATCGCCATTGGTGAAGAGATAGCAACATATGGACTTCCATCTGGAATTTGTCCGATTGTATTTGCATTCACCGGATCCGGAAATG TTTCGCAGGGCGCACAAGAGATATTCAAGCTATTGCCACATACCTTCGTTGATGCTGACAAACTCCCCGAGCTCTCTGCG GGAAAGAGTCTGCCTCCACATCATCAGTCAACCAGGAGAGCATTCCAACTATATGGATGTGTTGTCACATCTAAAGACATGGTCGCACCCAAGGATCCCAGCAGATGTTTTGACAAA GCTGACTATTATGCTCATCCAGAACACTATCGCCCTGTTTTTCATGAAAGGATTGCTCCATATGCATCTGCCATTG TTAACTGTATGTACTGGGAGAGGAGGTTCCCACGACTATTGAGCATTGACCAGTTACAACAGTTGATGAAGAATGGGTGCCCTTTGGTTGGCATTTCTGATATAACTTGTGACATTGGAGGTTCCATAGAATTTGTGAACAGAAGTACATCAATAGAGAGGCCTTTCTTCCG GCATGATACTTCGACTAATTTGTACCATGATGATATGGAAGGCGATGGTGTGATCTGCTTAGCTGTTGACATTCTGCCTACAGAGTTTTCCAGAGAG GCCTCCCAGCATTTTGGAGACATATTATCTAGATTTGTTACCAGCTTGGCCTCAGCTAAGGGACTGCTGGAGCTTCCTTCCCACTTGAGAAGAGCTTGCATCGCATATGCTGGCAAACTCACTCCTCTGTATGAGTATATTCCTCGGATGAGAAAGACTATGAT AGAATTGCCACCAACTCCAGCGAATTCATTGCCTGATAAGAAGTACACCACCCTG GTATCTCTCTGTGGCCACCTCTTTGATAAGTTCCTTATAAATGAAGCTTTGGACATCATTGAGACAGCTGGGGGTTCTTTTCACTTGGTTAAATGTGATGTTGGACAAAGCATCGATGATATGTCCTACTCGGAGCTTGAA GTAGGAGCAGATGATACGACTACATTAGACAAGATCATCGATTCCTTGACTTCTATCGCTAATGCGCACCGTGGAGATCCTAATGCTGCCGAGATATCTCTAAAGATAGGAAGAGTCAGCGAATGCGGAATTGATGACAGCATGGATAAAGTAGGACCAAAGGTTTTAATCCTTGGAGCTGGGAGAGTTTGTCGGCCAGCTGCTGAGTTTCTAACATCTTACCAAAACATCGACCAAGTACATGTTGTCGTGGCATCTCTGTATCAAAAAGATGCAGAAGAG ACAGTTGACGGAATAAAGAATGCAACAGCAGCTCAGCTCGATGTTTCAGATACTGAAAGTCTTTCGAATCTTGTTTCACAG GTTGATGTTGTAGTCAGCTTGCTGCCTGCTAGTTTTCATGCTGCCATTGCAAGAGTATGCATAGAG CTCAAGAAGCACTTGGTCACAGCAAGCTATGTTGATGATTCCATGTCAAAGTTGGAGCAAGCTGCGCAAGGAGCAGGTGTAACTATACTCTGCGAAATGGGCCTTGATCCTGGCATAG AtcacatgttgtcgatgaaaatgatTGATGAAGCACATGCTCAGAATGGAAAAATAAAGGCTTTTACATCTTTCTGTGGTGGACTTCCATCTCCAGCTGCCGCAAACAATCCACTGGCCTACAAGTTCAG TTGGAGTCCAGCAGGTGCCATCCGAGCAGGAAGAAATCCTGCTGTCTACAAATTTCTTGGAGAGACCATCAATGTGGATG GTAGTAAATTATACGAGTCAGCAAAGAGGCTCAGACTACCAGAGCTTCCCGCTTTTGCCCTGGAACACTTGCCAAATCGAAATTCCTTGATGTATGGAGACCTGTATGGGATCTCCAAAGAAGCATCTACCGTATATAGGTCCACTCTTCGTTATGAAG GATTTAGTGAGATCATGGCTATCCTGGCGAAAATTGGGTTTTTTGATGCTGAAAATCATCCACTGCTACAAGAAACTAATCGCCCAACATATAGGATTTTTCTCAACGAACTCCTTAATGTCAACAATGTATCCACATCTAACACAAAGGTAAATGGTGAAGAAACTGGAGGACATGACGATGAACTGATTTCAAGACTCATGATGCTTGGGCATTGCAAAGAAAAGGAACTAGCTGTCAAGATACTCAAAACCATCAA GTTCTTGGGGCTGCATGAGGAGACACAGATTCCTAAGGATTGTTCAAGTGCATTCAGTGTTATTTGCCAACGTATGGAACAGAGAATGGCCTATGGCCACAATGAGCAG GATATGGTACTGCTCCACCATGAAGTCGAGGTGGAGTACCCCGACGGGCGACCAACCGAAAAGCACCAAGCGACGCTGCTGGAGTTCGGAAAGACCGAGAATGGCAGGTCGACCACCGCCATGGCCCTCACCGTCGGGGTACCGGCAGCGATAGGAGCCCTG CTCTTGCTCCAGAACAAGGTCCAGAGGAAAGGGGTGATCCGGCCTCTGGAGCCGGAGATCTACATCCCTG CGCTGGAGATCTTGGAAGCGGCGGGCATCAAGCTGATCGAGAGAGTGGAGACCTGA